GATATTATTCCTTTGGATTTAGGGGAGAGGTGGTGGTATATTGAGATTGAATAAAAGTTTGATTTTTGATATTTATAAAAACGAATCCTATCAGAGATGCTGGTAAGAATATTTTAACCCAAGGAGGGAAATATGAAATGTCCGGATTGCCAAGGTGAGTTAAAACAAATTGATTGCAAGGGTATTATGATTGACGAATGTATTAAGTGTAAAGGCAAATGGTTTGATAGAGATGAACTACAAAAAGCAAAAGATAGAGCAGATGATGATTTAAGATGGCTTGACTTTGACCCTTTTGGAGAAGATGCGAAAAAATTAAGCACTTTTTCACAAGGAAAGATTTGCCCTAAATGTTTTGGAATAATGTTGGCTTTAAAATATATGGATTCCCAAGTTCTTATTGATAAATGCTCAGGTTGCAAAGGTGTTTGGTTGGAATCGGGCGAATTAGCAAAAATAATCCTATACTTGGAAAATAAGGTAAACACGAAAACAGAGAAGGAATATGTCAAAGATACGTTCAGGCAGTTTATAGAAATTTTTACCGGTCAGGAAGGGTTAATATCCGAAGTAAAAGATTTTCTGGTGGTGTTTTATCTTTTGCGATTAAGAATTGCTGTTGAACATCCCAATCTTGTCAAAGCTTCGGACAAAACATACGAAACCGTCCCGTGGTTGTAATACCAGATACTAGATACCAGAGATACTACCCGCCTGCTTGCGAAGTGGGCAGGCGGGTAGTATCTCTGGTAAACTCAATTTAGTTTTAAAAACCTCTCGAAATTTCTGTTAAAAAATTTCTAAGTTAATACATCGGAACTCTTTTAACTTCCTCGCTTACTACTATGCCGTCGCGGATAACCTGAGTCCTTACTAATTTATAGTCACCATTTTCGGTATATCCGTATGGTGTTGCCCTAATTATCTCCCGTGTGCCGTTATCCATTGTTCTCGTATACTGAACGGTCCTGTTCTCTTCTGCCGCTTCCTGCGCCGCCTGATCCCGTATACTGCCTATAGCGCCTCCTATAAGTGCGCCTGCCGCCGCTCCTACAACACCGCCACGCCAAGGATTGTCTTTATCTATAACAGCACCCGCAACACCACCGAGAATTGCGCCTATTCCCGCGCCTTCCCTCGTTTTTGTTGAAGTAGTAGCACAACCACTCATCAACATCCCAACAATTACAAGACATATTATAAATGCATTTCCTCTCATCTTTTTTACCTCCTCTTTACACACGTATTATAACTCCTCTGTCAAATCTTCCCCCCTACATTTCTCTTGAAATATAACAGGGGGGACTTCGCACTTTCCTAATTTCCCCCTAGAAATCTGCACCCTGAAATTTCGAAGAAATTTCGGGTACTTTAGTCCTGGGAATGCTCTGCATTCCTCAGGGAAAGATTTCAGGGACTTTG
The sequence above is drawn from the bacterium genome and encodes:
- a CDS encoding zf-TFIIB domain-containing protein, with protein sequence MKCPDCQGELKQIDCKGIMIDECIKCKGKWFDRDELQKAKDRADDDLRWLDFDPFGEDAKKLSTFSQGKICPKCFGIMLALKYMDSQVLIDKCSGCKGVWLESGELAKIILYLENKVNTKTEKEYVKDTFRQFIEIFTGQEGLISEVKDFLVVFYLLRLRIAVEHPNLVKASDKTYETVPWL
- a CDS encoding glycine zipper 2TM domain-containing protein; translated protein: MRGNAFIICLVIVGMLMSGCATTSTKTREGAGIGAILGGVAGAVIDKDNPWRGGVVGAAAGALIGGAIGSIRDQAAQEAAEENRTVQYTRTMDNGTREIIRATPYGYTENGDYKLVRTQVIRDGIVVSEEVKRVPMY